In the genome of Rhodamnia argentea isolate NSW1041297 chromosome 3, ASM2092103v1, whole genome shotgun sequence, one region contains:
- the LOC115750421 gene encoding LOW QUALITY PROTEIN: putative F-box/LRR-repeat protein At3g18150 (The sequence of the model RefSeq protein was modified relative to this genomic sequence to represent the inferred CDS: deleted 1 base in 1 codon) gives MGSANWRPLPLPGGGGGGGTGAALYASDWRAQLPPESRGRIVNKIMDTLKRHLPVSGPEGLQELNKIAVRFEEKIYTAATSQSDYLRRISLKMLTMAPTPQNNIPNALPSNSAGNSSENSGKGKILKTPPYMAGSELSLDRPCQRKRARISPSNQDETRNPVDYISQLPDAIIFHIFSFLSTKDAIKTSVLSKQWRSTWTSNQHMSFSLPPGSSRKFKSFIAFVDSALSHCTAIKVKRFHFDAPCLALMQSSLDRWLQFAIGHGVEELSVTLHDWRHHTYVLPRILFICTTLVSLRVSQCCFLGFNTVNWCSLKTLRIENAELNDDGMVTVLSGSPVLEFLELKSCRGVKHIMVESKSFRELVIDSHEFRRDQGSMLKISAPHLLKLRLLGNSQGGEFILDEVSSLIEAELNFDMESSVFGKVKAHGDLVKGLLKRLHHVTKLVMGSWCLQVLSFMEAREVLLPSLECRHLILLGSADREGVPVIAKILESSPHLEKLFLQVSCTSSSVTEFNGGSVSRRDFDGEEFWNSAKWRMYQCLMHLKHVEIVDRGANSLAWEPILSLLKFLLQNALWLDKIVINSTNSESSQAVDPWVLLEVARILLSHPKCSPSTRSFLGILPKDVCLNVHKS, from the exons AATGGATACTTTGAAGAGACATCTTCCTGTTTCTGGTCCAGAGGGTCTTCAAGAACTCAATAAAATTGCCGTGAGGTTTGAGGAAAAAATTTACACTGCTGCGACAAGCCAG TCCGATTATTTAAGGAGGATATCTTTGAAGATGTTGACAATGGCGCCAACGCCTCAGAATAACATACCTAATGCTTTGCCATCTAACTCTGCTGGGAATAGCAGTGAGAACTCGG GCAAAGGAAAAATCTTGAAGACTCCTCCATACATGGCCGGTAGTGaactctctctcgatcgaccTTGCCAACGGAAACGTGCGCGAATATCTCCTTCCAATCAAGATGAGACCCGAAACCCGGTGGATTACATCAGCCAGTTGCCCGACGCCATAATCTTTCACATCTTTTCCTTCTTGTCCACAAAAGACGCCATTAAAACTAGTGTCTTGTCCAAGCAATGGCGTTCCACTTGGACCTCTAATCAGCATATGAGTTTCTCTCTGCCCCCTGGTAGTAGCCGGAAATTCAAGAGCTTCATTGCTTTCGTCGACTCGGCGCTGTCACACTGCACCGCAATTAAGGTGAAAAGATTCCACTTTGATGCTCCTTGTCTTGCCTTGATGCAGTCAAGTCTTGATAGGTGGCTCCAATTTGCTATTGGGCATGGTGTCGAAGAGCTATCGGTAACCCTGCATGACTGGCGCCACCACACTTATGTGTTGCCACGAATCTTGTTCATCTGCACTACGCTGGTAAGTTTGCGGGTGTCCCAGTGCTGTTTTTTGGGGTTCAACACTGTGAATTGGTGTTCTCTGAAGACATTGCGCATTGAAAATGCGGAGTTGAATGATGATGGGATGGTGACAGTTTTGAGTGGCAGCCCTGTTCTAGAGTTCCTTGAATTGAAAAGTTGCCGGGGTGTCAAGCACATCATGGTTGAATCAAAAAGTTTTAGAGAGTTGGTGATTGATTCTCACGAGTTTCGTCGTGATCAAGGTTCGATGTTGAAAATTTCGGCTCCTCATCTTCTCAAGTTGCGCCTATTGGGCAATTCTCAGGGGGGAGAATTCATTCTAGATGAAGTATCTTCCTTGATTGAGGCTGAGTTAAATTTCGACATGGAAAGTTCTGTATTCGGTAAGGTTAAGGCTCATGGTGACCTTGTCAAGGGGCTTCTCAAGAGGCTGCATCATGTCACGAAATTGGTGATGGGGAGCTGGTGCCTGCAG GTGCTGTCGTTCATGGAGGCGAGAGAAGTATTACTTCCATCCTTAGAATGTCGGCATCTGATATTACTCGGCTCAGCAGACCGTGAAGGAGTTCCTGTTATAGCGAAAATACTCGAAAGTTCTCCACACTTGGAGAAATTATTCTTGCAAGTGAGTTGCACATCCAGTTCCGTG ACTGAGTTCAATGGCGGGAGTGTAAGCCGTCGCGACTTTGATGGAGAAGAATTTTGGAATTCTGCGAAGTGGAGGATGTACCAGTGTTTGATGCATCTCAAGCATGTTGAGATTGTCGATCGCGGTGCCAATTCGCTGGCATGGGAACCTATTCTTTCCCTGCTCAAGTTTCTCCTCCAGAATGCACTCTGGCTGGACAAAATAGTGATCAACAGTACGAATTCCGAATCGTCCCAGGCAGTTGATCCATGGGTGCTGCTTGAAGTGGCCCGGATTCTTCTGTCGCACCCAAAGTGTTCTCCAAGCACG AGGTCATTCTTAGGTATCCTTCCCAAGGATGTCTGTCTAAACGTGCATAAATCCTGA